The genomic interval GAGCTTTCGATCTAGCTCAACTCGAAGGGCGCTCAGCCAAACGGGGTGGGGTGGGGCTAATCCCAATGCAACTGGCTACAACAAGCTGCTGTAACACCATGCAGCAACTCAGAGCACGGTCTGAAAATGGCTGAATCTCACCAGTTAACTTGAAAGGATAACCACAATTGGCTTAACGGAAACTTTCTAGAGCGATTGCTGGACGCTGTTGAGCAGGCTTAATTTGATGTTTGACCAGATTGGCTAAATCCTGAAGCTGGCTGATGGCTTCGGCTCCTTCCAGTTTCATCAGTTCACGATCGTCCCGCATTTCAGTCCAGGTGATCCCGTAATCAGAAACCAGGAAACGGATCAGGTGGTTGTCACCCAAACTCACCATGAAGGATGCACTATTCATCTGCCCACCACAGGTGTAGCAAGATGCAAGGTACCCCTGACGCTCTAGAACGATGGCAAGCGCCTGAAGATTCATGACGAGATCTTGCACAAATTGACGATGTTGCTCTGCAAGTCTTAGGAACACGGTTGTCCTCCTATCACCACACCTAATTCTAAACCCATTTTAATAATTTCTTAAGAATCTAGCTTGAATTTATAGAGATTCAGCCTCAGTGTTCAGGGAAGAACCTCTGAGAGTGTTGCTTTGCCCTTAGCTAAGGGTAGCGAACTGAATCAGAAAGTCAGTATCGGTAGAAACAATACCAACGAGGTTAAAAGGTAGACGAAAACAATGAATTAAAGTTCCCAAAAATCAGTTCGCCTACTCTATCAAATTCCTAGTCGCCCTGAACAGCGCTCAACTGTCCAGGCAGCTAGCAATTTCAAAATAGGTAAGCAGGTGAACCTATCTAGGTTGAGTCTGCCTCACAAATCGCGGAAGGAACCAGAATTACAAACTTATCTACATTTCTTTGTAATTCTAGTAATTTATTCAAAGTTCTTTATGCTAGAGCGACTAGCTTAACCAGAATTCTAGTTTACTTGCCACCATCCAAAGGCAGGTCCGACGAAGCGAATCACAATCCAATACACAACCAGAAACCCGATCCCCACCCAGGCTCCTCTGGTTGTTAATTTAACAAATTGCTCGCCTTGAGTTTTGGTGATAGGAAACCAGGGAAAGATTCTGGCTTCTTGCCCATATTTTTCTCCGAGTGCATCCTTTCGCCGCTTTGATTCGCCCATCGTCGAATACCAGAATGATTGACCTTTATGAATCATAGCGTTAAGCAGAGCTTGAATATTGCAAGTCTTGCGTATTTTAATTAAAACCTTGGAGGTTTAAGTCATTACCTTGATCCCAAGGCTTAATTTCTGGTTAAAATCTTCAGGGTTTGCGTCAATCCCCTATCCCATTCCTTGAATGGGGATTCAAACGCCTGTTTTTCTTTGAGAGGTAGGGGGGCAGGAGGAGACAGCCGACTGGATACTGAATTTTGGCTGCTTGATTCGAGATTTCCACTAAAGTAAATAATCCGGCTGGGAGAATAGGCTGGCATCTAGATAATTAAGTCGTGCTAGCGGATTGAGTGCGGCTAGAACTTGATGCCCATAGTTACGATGAATAACCCGACTATCTAGAAGGGCAACGATCCCTTGATTTTCGCGAATGGGGGCGATCGCTCGCTGAAGTTCACTTAAAGCTTCTGGCAATAGATAAAGCCGAAACCAGTCTTGTCGCTGGTGTTTGTAGTAGGCAACCCTGCCTGCAACCAGGGGATTTTCTAGGGAGGGAATGGGCAGGGTGGCGATTGCCAACAACTGGGGCGCGGGCAAAACACTTTGATGTTGTCGCCAGTACTCCCATCCTGTGACAAGCACGCCATTTTCATCTAAACAGGTTCGTTCGACCTGTACCCGCGAACCAAATTCAGAGGCTAGAACAGACCCCACCTGGGCTTTCAATGGAACATCTCCAACCAGGAGTACGGTCAATCCCTGGGCGCTGGAACTGACCCGAAGCAGAGTGTGCATTTCTTGAATGAGTGCCTGTTGGAACTCTGGGGTGTTGGGCATGGGGAGCCGATCGGGCAGATAGAGTTGAATTAACTCATCCTGGCGATCGGAGGAAAACTTAAGACAGGTGAGATCGTCTAGACCCATGCGCTGGCGGTACACTAAGGCCTCTGTGTCCAGATCCAATGCACCACCAATCAAAACCACAGGTTGGCGCGACCAAATAGGATTTAAAGCAGAGGCAACTTCAACAGGACCGCAGTTAAGCGAGAACTGCCCCTGACGGCGGACAATTTCAGCCCAAAGCAATTGATTTTTGGATTGGAGAGATTGCCAGAAATTTTTCCAGGCGGAGGGCAGGTAGGAGGAGGGAGGATGGGGGATGGAAGTATGGAGATCGTGAAAAAGGGTGTTGAGGATGCTGTGTTCGTAGGGTTCGAGCAGGCAACATTCGTAGGGGTTAGGAGGACGCTGGAAGATCGTTTTGGTCAGCTGGACGCGGGCGTCTCGGATGGCTTCCGTATGAGTGGGGCAAGCCAGCATTAATTCATCCCAGTCACAGGATTGAATTTGGGCTGTAAGCTGGCGATGGGTCCAGATTTCAAGATCATCAACCCCATCAAGAATCGTGGGGATATTGTCAGGAAAGCGCCCCTGCTGACCGAGTCGATCGCTAAGCCAGGAGTCGGGTGTAGTAAGCAGTAATCCTTGAAATTCAGGGTTAGGGAAGCGATCTCCAGTACAGATCGGTTTGGGAGTTTGAATCCACTGGCGCAACTGAGGGATTTCGACCATCAGCAGCCGTTGCTGTACTGCTTCTGTAGCGACTAAAACGACTGGTCCCTGCCACATCAGGATAGAAACCAGGTAGCTGAGCCGATAGCGCCCCTGATACCAGGAGAGGGCATCTGTTTGAATCAGAGCGCTCCGTCCCAACCGCAACGCCCGTGCCACCAGACGTGCCATCGTCAGATGATGGGACCAGTAGGGTTTGCCCTGCTCTCGCAGAAAGGCACGGAGTTGCTGATGAACCTCTACCTCAATCACAAATTTCCAACCCTCGTTTACCAAATGACCTTCATTCTGGCACACTACAGTTCTGATTCAGTGCAGTACGCACTCTTCGCTAGTCTACAGTGGTTTTCTGGGAATGCGGGAAGTTGGAGTAGGGTGATAGAAAGGATAGCTGGGAAGGACAAGGGATGGGGGACAAGGGATCAAAAGACGAAGGATTCCTCCTTTATCTATATCTTTTTGCTTCAGTCTCCTACTGGAATCCTTGAATAAAATTGATGACGGTGCCTGGGGAGAGAGAGACTTCGGGTTGGTTATGCAACAAAACGACGGGAGAACTGATGGGGTCTAGATTTTCGGTCAGTTTTTTGCCAAATAAGGGATGCTTATAAAGATTTAGGGTCTGATTACTTGAATTGATCAATGTGGTTTTAGTGGGTGATTGAAAGAATTTTAATTTTCCAAGGATGTCTAACGATGCCTGGGAAAGTTTGAATTCCTGTGCCCTTTTTGATATCTGGCTGAGGGTTGCATTTAATTGCTGGAAGGGTTCAAAGTGCTGGAGGTGGTTTGCGATCGCCTCGGATTGGATCATCTGAATCAGGGCGATCGCCCGCTTCTGAATTTCTACCCCATCTTGAAACGGCAGCACGACGACACAGGACATGAGAAACAGTTGGTCATTGCTCTCCAACTCGAAGGTGAGGGTGGTTCTGCGGCGGCTGCTTTGAAGATTGGGCGGGCTAAACGAAATTCGGTAGTGTTGGACGATCTGGCGGAAGGCCAGTGCCAGCGCATAATGAGCATCTTGATTTAACGGGGCATCGACCACCAGGCGAACCGCAGGCGGTGTTTCATGGAAAAAAGTCTTGTAATCTTCTGGGGTCAAACGGCAGATATTGCTCTGGTCCCCATTGGGGCTGATATCCACCCAGTCGCAGTGGATACCCTCCGTTTTAATGCCAAATCGGGGAGCTGCGTGCAGTTTCGCGCCTGTCAGCGTGGCTCCACTCAGGTCGGCTCCTGCCCAATCAACCCCAATCAGATTCGCGCGGGTCAGGTCTACATGCACCAGGGTTGTTTCTAATAGTGTTGAATTGCTGAGATTTGCCCCGGTCAGGTTTGCGCCACTGAGTTTTGCGCCACTCAGGTCTGCCCCACTCAGGTCAGCGCCACTCAGGTCAGCCCAACGCAAGTTTGCCTGACTCAGGTTAGCTCCCTTCAGGTTGGCACGGCTGAGATTTGCCTGCCTCAGTTCGGTGTTGCTCAGGTCTGCCCCACTAAAATCCGTACTGCTCAGATCTGCCCCATGCAGATTCGTTCCCGTTAAATTTGCGGCGGTCAAGTTTGCCCATTTAAGATCAGCCCGACTGAGATTGGCATTGGACAGGTTGGTGGCTCTCAGTTTGGCATCTTTAAGATCTGCACCACTGAAATTCGTTTGGCTGAGGTTTGCGCCGCTTAGATCTGCCCGGCTCAGTTCTGCCCTGACAAAAGATGCCTGGCTGAGTTCGGCTCCACTTAGATCGGCAAGGGTAAGATTTGCAACATTCAGAATAGCTTCGCTCAGATTGGATTTGCTCAGGTTTGCACCGCTGAGTTTGGCAACATTGAGTTTGGCTTTGGTCAGGTTGGCTGAGTTCAGATTCGCTCCGCTCAGATTCGCGACACTCAAGTTTGCACCCGTCAAGTTAACATTGCTTAGACTTGCACCTGTCAGGTTTGCTTCGCTTAAGTTAACGCCGGGAAAGTTGCGATCGCCCGCCGCATATTTTTTCAGAAGTTCCTCAGCTTTCATCAAGGCTCCCTGTAACTGTCCCTAACGTGCCCACTTTTGACCCTAAAGCAGTCTGATAGACCGGATAAAATTCTTTGGTAATGGAGGTGCGCCGGATGAAGATTGGCATTATTGGTTTGGGCTTAATCGGTGGATCGTTGGGATTGGATTTGCGATCGCTGGGGCACCAGGTATTCGGTGTCAGCCGGAAAGCAGAAACCTGTGAGCGGGCAATGGAGCGGGGGGCAGTGGATGATGCCCATACCCATTTTGGTTTAATGCAAGAAACTGACGTGGTTTTTGTGTGTACCCCGCTGGCTGTGATGAAATCGACGGTTACAGAACTGGTTCCCCACCTTTTTGAGGAAACGGTGGTAACAGATGTGGGGTCAGTGAAAGGGTGGGTAGTGGAGGAGATCGCGCCCCTGTGGCCAAATTTTGTCGGGGGGCATCCGATGGCGGGAACGGCTGAGAGTGGAATTGAAGCATCCCAACGAGATCTCTTTAAAGAGGCTGCTTATGTGCTAACGCCAACGGAACAAACGCCACTCAGTGCTGTTCAGCGAGTTGAAGAAATCATTCGTCCCCTGGGCACCCGAATTTATCATTGCCAACCAGCGGAACACGATCGGGCAGTTGCCTGGATTTCCCATCTGCCTGTGATAACCAGTGCCAGTTTAATTGCAGCCTGTTTGCATGAAACCGATCCGGCTGTTTTTGAGCTGGCAACAGCTCTTGCCAGTTCTGGTTTCCGAGATACCAGTCGAGTAGGAGGGGGAAATCCAGAGTTGGGCGTGATGATGGCGCGATATAACAAAGCCGCTCTGGTGCGATCGCTTCACAGCTATCAGAATGTTCTGGCTCAATTGGTTGAACAAATTGAACAGGAAGATTGGGCAAGTTTGGAAACAGTTCTGCAACAGACTCAGGCATCCAGACCAGAGTTTTTGAAATGAAGGATGAAATGGTTGTGTGCATTGATTGATTGAAGTCGATGGTATGAATCAATTAGCCCAATACTTGTTACTTAATCAAGGTTAACGAAGACTTCTATTCAATAGCAAATGGAACGCATTGATTCAGATCTATAGGCTTCTATTTCCCTTGGGGTGGGAGTTCCAGGCTGGGCTTAAAATAATTACTGAAAGGGAAGCTGAATCATTTATCGCAGTCTAGTCACAGGCAATGAATTAAGAATGTTTCCTTATCAATTTAATTTAATATTCGTTTTATAATTGGCTTGTTCAGGATACTTTTAAGGGAAAAAACACGGTAATCTTAAATGGAGTTATCTAGTTGAACTAAATGGTTCATAGCAAATCGTGGCATTATCAATGCCAATCATTGATTTGCGTAGATGCTTCTAAATCGTTTGATCAGTTCTAGTGTGGGCAAATTTTTTATATCGCCGCTTAGGACATTTGTTCAAGTTTTCACTTAATTTACCTTTCGCAAACCAGGGGCTTCTCCTACGCAAATTACCGTAGGAAGTCCTTCCATAACGACAGATAGCAAAGCCAGGACAGGTTGGAGAGCGGATCTCTCATTGTTCACTTCTGGCTGTCTGTCACCTGTTCACTTACACTGCTGGAATTGTTCTATGGCTCAATTTTCGACTCCGTATTCTCGGCGCAAGTTTTTACTTACTACAGGTGCTGTTGCTGCCAGTTCTGTATTGCTCAAAGGATGTTTAGGAAATCCCCCTGAAGAAACTACGACAACTTCCAGCAATTCAACCAGTCCAGCAACTGTTAATTCTGGCACTGGTGAAACACCTGAAGTCACGAAGATCAAACTCGGTTTTATTCCGATCGTGGAAGCCGCTCCCATCATTATTGCTAAAGAAAAAGGGTTCTTCACGAAATATGGCATGACCGAAGTTGAGGTTTCCAAGCAAGCAAACTGGGCTTCTGCAAGGGATAACGTCGTTATTGGTTCTGCTAACGGTGGCATTGATGGTGGGCAATGGCAAATGCCCATGCCCCACATGATTACGGAAGGCATCATTACGAATGGCACGAAAGTGCCGATGTATGTCCTGGCGCAACTCATTACGCAAGGAAATGGTATTGCCATTTCGGGTAAAAATGCTGGCAAAGGGGTGAACCTGAAGATTGCTGATCCAGATTACATTAAGGCATTTGAGAAAACGGAAGGGCGTAAATTCAAGGCAGCCCACACTTTTCCCAACGCCAATCAGGATTTCTGGATTCGTTACTGGTTTGCTGCCAGTGGTATCGACCCAGACAAAGATATTGACTTGCTAGCGATTCCCTCAGCAGAAACAGTACAGGGGATGAAAACGGGGACAACGGATGCGTTTAGTACTGGTGACCCCTGGCCCTACCGGATCATTGCCGACAAAATCGGATACATGTCAGCGTTAACGCACCAGATGTGGAAGTTCCACCCAGAAGAGTATCTGGCCATTCGAGCCGATTGGGTAGACAAAAACCCTAAAGCAACAAAGGCAGTGCTGAAAGGCATTATGGAGGCACAGCAGTGGTGTGATGACCCGGCAAATCGGAAAGAACTGATCCAGATTTGTTCAGGTCGTAATTATTTCAATGTTCCAGTGAATATATTGACGCCTCCTTATGAAGGAAAGTATTCCCTGGGGGATGGTCAACCAGACGTGAATGATTTCAAAGCGGGACCTTTGTACTGGAAAGATGATATCGGGAGTGTGTCCTATCCCTACAAGAGTCATGATCTGTGGTTTTTAACTGAAACCATCCGCTGGAACTTCCACAAAGGAGCAATTAAGGACATCGACACGGCAAGGAAGTTGGTAGACAAAGTGAACCGTGAGGACCTGTGGCGGGAAGCTGCAAAAGAGGCTGGCTTTGCGGCGGCAGATATTCCCACTGCAACGTCCCGGGGTGTTGAAAAATTCTTTGATGGTGTGACGTTTGATCCAGAAAAGCCGGAAGCTTACCTGTCAAGTTTGAAAATCAAGCGGGTTTAGGTGGCGTAGATTAACCAAAAAAATGGTCAATTGTTGTACTTCTTGAATATTCAAAGGAATTTCGAATGGTTACCAATGCAAGAAACCGGACTGCGGGGACGAATTTGTTTGAGCCGATCCGATCGCTGTGGAAAAAGAATCGTGAGGATATTCTGCTACCTGTAATCGGAATTATTGGCTTTCTTTTCATCTGGCAGGTATTGTCGATGTCAGGGCTGACTAAGTTGCCGCCGCCCAGTTCGTTGCTAACTGATAAGAACACGCGCAACCTGTTGTTCTACCCCTTTATGGATCGGGGTGGGTTAGATAAAGGGTTGTTTTGGCAAACATGGGCGAGTTTGCAACGGGTGATAATCGGATATACTGCCGCAGCGATCGTGGGAATTGGTATGGGTATCCTGGTTGGCACCCAACCTAAAGTCAACAAAGCCCTCGATCCAATCTTTCAGTTTTTGCGAATGATTGCTCCGCTGGCATGGGTTCCAATTACCCTGATTGCATTACCCAATGTACAGGTGGCAGCAATTTTCGTTATCTTTATCACGTCAGTTTGGCCCATTTTGATTAACACCACTGTGGGTGTGCAGCAAATTCCTCAGGATTACAAAAATGTAGCGCGGGTATTGAAAATTTCACCGCGCAAGTACTTCCTCAAGATTTTGATTCCTTCTGCATTGCCCTATATTTTTACAGGTTTACGGATTGCGATCGGGTTAGCCTGGTTAGCGATTATTGCAGCTGAAATTGTGATGTCTGGGGTTGTAGGAATTGGGTTCTTTATTTGGGATGCCTATCAACAGAACTATGTTAGTGAAGTGATTTTGGCCGTGTTTTACATTGGTGCAGTGGGATTGCTGCTAGACAAGTTTATGGCTTGGTTGCAAGCAAGGATTTTGCCAGAAGAACAGCGTTAGTGGTGAGTGCTGAGATGTGTAAAGGGTAATTGATTATTAGCAATCTACCTGATCTTCACCCATCTCTGCACCGCTTCACGTTCGTTTCCTAGTCTCCATTTTCCCTTCCTAACCCCTATTCCCTATGAACACTTTTGTTACTGTTGAAAACCTTGAGAAAACCTTCACCTTAACCGGTGGCGATCGCTATGTTGCTTTGAAAGGAATTGATTTAGAAATCTGTCAGGGTGAATTCATTTCGCTGATTGGTCACTCTGGTTGCGGTAAGTCAACGCTGTTGAATATGATCGCTGGTTTAGATTTGCCAACCGAGGGTATGGTTATCCTGGATGGTGAAACTATCCGCCGCCCCGGACCTGACAAAATGGTGGTGTTTCAAAATTATTCACTGCTGCCCTGGTTAACGGTGCGAGAAAATATTGCGCTGGCAGTGGATGAGGTTCTGTCCCATGTCAGTGTAGAGGAACGCCGCAAAATAATTGAACACCACATTGATTTGGTGAATTTGCGGCATGCTGCGGATAAGCCGCCTGCCCAGTTATCGGGGGGAATGAAACAGCGCGTGGCGATCGCCCGTGCGCTGGCAATTCGTCCCAAGGTTCTATTGTTAGATGAACCGTTTGGAGCGCTGGATGCATTGACACGAGGCAACCTTCAGGAGCAACTGATGCGCATCTGCGAGGAAAGCCACATTACGGCTGTGATGGTGACCCATGATGTGGATGAAGCGTTGTTGTTGTCCGATCGGATTGTGATGTTGACCAATGGTCCTGAGTCTAAAATTGGTCAGATTTTGGAGGTGGATATTCCCCGTCCGCGCAAGCGGTTGGAAGTGGTGAATCATCCCAACTATTACAGTTACCGAAGTGAAATTATCTACTTCCTCAACCAGCAGAAACGGATCAAGCAACTGCGGGCACGTAAGAAAGGCGCGATCGCCCGTCATGGTCTAGAGAAGATCAATCTAGAAATTGGATTTGTTCCCCTGACTGCCTGTGCGCCACTGGCGATCGCCAAGGAGAAAGGCTTTTTTGCCCATCACGGTTTAGATGAAATTAACCTGGTGCGGGAGTCAAGCTGGCGTGGGATTCAGGATGGGATGGCGGGGGGCTATTTAGACGCTGCCCAAATGCCATCGGGAATGCCCATCTGGTTAACTCTGGGCGGTATGGACAACAAACCGTTGCCCGTCGTCAGTGCCCTGACGCTAACCCGCAACGGCAATGCCATTACCCTGGACAAACGCTTTTACGACCAGGGTATCCACACCCTGAACGACCTGAAGCGAATGCTCCTGGAAACACCGGACAATCGGCACACCTTTGGGATGGTGCATCCCGCTTCCATGCACAACCTGCTCCTGCGTTACTGGCTCGCTGCGGGTGGGATTGATCCCGATCGGGATGTTTCTCTTACCACCATTCCCCCTGCCCAGATGATTGCCAATCTCCAGGCGGGAAATATTGACGGCTACTGCGTCGGTGAACCCTGGAATGTGCGGGCAGCGGTAGAAAAGATCGGCTACACGATCGCCACCGATCTGGAAATCTTCCCCGGCCATCCTGGCAAAGTCCTGGGGGTACGAGAAGATTGGGCACTTGCCTATCCCAACACCCACATTGCCCTGGTCAAAGCCCTGCTAGAAGCTTGCCGCTATTGCATGGATGAAAATAACCAGGAAGAGATCCGCGAAATTCTTTCCCGGCGGGAGTACCTCAGCACGGGTTTAGAGTATATCCACCTGGGTGATCCTAATCCGCTGGTTTGCAGCATTCATCCCTCACCCAAGGAGTATGCCCATCACCTGTTCTACGGGCAGGGTGTAAACCGTCCCAGTCGGACTGAGCATCTGTGGATGATGACCCAGATGGGACGCTGGGGAAATACTCCCTTTCCGCGTAATTGGGTGGAAATTTTAGAACGGGTCTGTCGCGTCAACGTGTTTAGTATTGCAGCACGGGAATTGGGATTAAGCGACATCACCTACAGCCGAGGAGCGATTCAGCTATTTGATGGGGTCGCGTTTAATACAGAAGATCCGATCGCCTATCTGAATAGCCTCGAGATCAAACATGACATCTACATGGCTGAAGTTCATTTGTAGCAATGGGTAATTGGTAATTGGTGATTGCTTAGAATCCATTACCCATTCCCCATTCCCCATTGCCTATCACTCATCACTCATCATTCCTAAACCAATGCAAACCTTTAGCACGACATTCACCCAACCAACTCAATCCGATCAGGTTCTGGATCGGAATGCGTTTCTGGTTATTGATAATGTTTCTAAAATCTATCCCACCCCTACCGGGTCCTATACGGTTCTTGAAAACGTGAACCTGACTGTGCAGGAGGGAGAATTTATCTGTGTGATTGGTCACTCGGGTTGCGGTAAAACGACCCTGCTGAACATGGTGGGAGGCTTTTCTAAACCCAGCCTGGGAACCGTTACCCTGCATGGAAAAAGAATTACAGAACCCGGTCCAGACCGGATGGTGGTGTTTCAGGGCTATGCGTTGCTGCCCTGGTTGACTGCCTTTGAAAATGTTTATCTGGCGGTTGATTCGGTTCACCCCAATAAACCAACTGCGGAGAAAAATCGAATTGTTCGAGAACATCTGGCAATGGTGGGGTTGTCAGAAGCAGCAGACAAAAAGCCCCCTCAACTGTCTGGAGGGATGAAACAACGGGTGGCGATCGCCCGTGCCCTGTCCATTCGTCCTGAGGTACTGATTCTAGATGAACCCTTTGGCGCGCTCGATGCAATTACCAAAGAGGAACTCCAGGAAGAATTGTTGAAAATTTGGAATGATCATCGCTGCACCGTGTTGATGATCACCCATGACATTGATGAAGCGCTGTTTCTTGCCGATCGCCTGGTGTTGATGACCAATGGCCCCGCTGCCAACATTGGCGAAATTCTAACAATTCCTTTTCCACGTCCCCGCGATCGCACCCGGATTATGGAAGATCCAGAATTTTATAACCTGAGAAACTACGCCCTTGACTATCTCTACAATCGCTTTGCCCACGATGATGTGGAATGAATAGGTGGGAGGTGACAGGTGGGAGGTGGGAGGAAAAGGATAAAGGCTGGAGGATAAAGGATAAAAATTTAGCGGTTGGCGGCTGTCATTTGTCGTTTGTCCTCCCCCCCTTCCCCATCACCCCATCATTCCACCCCACTCACCTTTTTTCCTACCATCTACCACCTATCTCGCCGCAGGGGATGCCGTTTTTACATCAGGTTCCACTTTGGCTTTTGCTTCCTGAAACTCTTGCCCTAGTGCTTGCAACTCCTCATCTTCCATGCTTCCTCGAACGGCAGAGAAAATTTCTTCCTCTTCCTCCTGGACATGGTGCTGAACGGATTCAATCAAATGCATGAGCTTTGTTTTGAATTCCTCATCGTCCGATCCAAGCTGTTTCATTTCTTCCAGCAAGATTTTGGCTGCATTGTGCTCTTCTTCCGCTTCTTCGATTAGTTCTTCGGTTTCCTCATATTCCCGCATTGCAGGATAGAAAACTAATTCTTCAGCCCGAGCGTGCAAAGTCAACTCTTGATAAATCTGGCTGAAAAGTTCCTGAATTTTCTTGGCGCTTTTCTCTTTTTGAATTTTCTCAAACAGTTGTTCCACTTCCCCGTGGTCTATTTCAATCAGGGATAATATATCCCCCGTTTTTGCCTTAGCCATGGGTGCTCTCCTCGTTATCAAATCGCTTGATAAAGCTGATTAGCCTGATAAACAAAGGTTCACATCACCAATTTGTAAATTCATCATCCCTTTGACTGATACGCCCCGAAAGGAATTCCACCTGTAAATTTTTCGGTGATTGACCATCTCTGTAGGGGCAGGTTTGGTAGATAATTTCTGGATTTTAGTCAGTTCTTTGGCAAAACCTGCCCCTACGCTACCGGAAAACTTACAGCAAGAAAGAATTTAGCAGTCAGCAAAAGCTGATCGCTGACCGCTGATTGTTGACTGCTGATCGCTAACCCCATCGCAGTTCAAATAGAATTGCTTTATCTGAGCAAATCGAGATTTTGCTGCACCGTCTTCTGTATTTGCAACACCAACTGATTTACGACACCCGATCGATTTTTTTGATAGGCATCAAAGTGTTCCCGCAGATTAATTGGTTCTCCAACTTTGACGCGGGCTTTTCGATGCCCTTTTGGTGGTGGTTGGTCAATCTGAAATACTTCCCGTTCCAGGCGAGTGACGGTATCAAGAAATCGTTCTGGAGTTGGGTTAGCAGCAACATAGCCATCGTAAATTGCATCAAAGTTAAGCAAGCGAAACATTGCTTTCTCAACGGCTTCTACCGTCCAGATGCTCGGTTGCAAAGTTTCTGGGGGTTGGGCATCCTCAAATTTGTCATCCAACTCATTGCTGTCTCGGATGGCATACTGAATCCGGTAAACCCGCTCTCGCAAAAGTTCATTGGGAGAGGGGCGGATGCCTAAAAGTTGTTCACATTCCTGTAAAACGTGGGCTTTCAATGCAGTGATGCGATCGTTCCAGGACTGTTGGTTCGTTTCTGGTGTGTAAAGGTTATATTCCCGTTCGATGTTGCGCAAAACCTGCTCTGCGATCGTCCGTAATCGATCGTATTCGTTTCCGTCGGGAGCAATCTCCAACGCTTTCTCCAAACGGGTTAAAGCTCTTTGAATAATGGGATTGGTGTCCTCGGTGTAATGGTATTTGATGCTGACAGGAATGACATACAAATCGGGGATTGGCTCGCCTCGCTTGGCGAATCGGTTGAGGGCTTGAAATGCAATTTGTACACCCCCAACCCGAAATGGCATCACGGTGTCATTTTGAAAAGAACAGCCCCCCTCTGGAAAAATGACCAACCGCCCATTGGATTGACTTAACAGCTCCAGCGTTTGGGCAATACTGGCGCGATCGGCAATGGCACGACGGATGGAGTAGGTTCCCAATCGCTGCAAAAAGGCACCCAGAATCCCCTTAAAATTCTCGTAGGCTGCCAGGTAATAGAACGGTACTCCAAGTTTTCCTGAAAGCAGAAAGATAACGATCAGATCTTGAAAGGTGGGATGGTTGGGCAGCAGCAACAAACGCTGA from Kovacikia minuta CCNUW1 carries:
- the ntrB gene encoding nitrate ABC transporter permease, producing MVTNARNRTAGTNLFEPIRSLWKKNREDILLPVIGIIGFLFIWQVLSMSGLTKLPPPSSLLTDKNTRNLLFYPFMDRGGLDKGLFWQTWASLQRVIIGYTAAAIVGIGMGILVGTQPKVNKALDPIFQFLRMIAPLAWVPITLIALPNVQVAAIFVIFITSVWPILINTTVGVQQIPQDYKNVARVLKISPRKYFLKILIPSALPYIFTGLRIAIGLAWLAIIAAEIVMSGVVGIGFFIWDAYQQNYVSEVILAVFYIGAVGLLLDKFMAWLQARILPEEQR
- a CDS encoding ABC transporter ATP-binding/substrate-binding protein (This model describes the ATP binding subunits of ATP-binding cassette (ABC) transporters for nitrate transport, or for bicarbonate transport, in bacteria and archaea.): MNTFVTVENLEKTFTLTGGDRYVALKGIDLEICQGEFISLIGHSGCGKSTLLNMIAGLDLPTEGMVILDGETIRRPGPDKMVVFQNYSLLPWLTVRENIALAVDEVLSHVSVEERRKIIEHHIDLVNLRHAADKPPAQLSGGMKQRVAIARALAIRPKVLLLDEPFGALDALTRGNLQEQLMRICEESHITAVMVTHDVDEALLLSDRIVMLTNGPESKIGQILEVDIPRPRKRLEVVNHPNYYSYRSEIIYFLNQQKRIKQLRARKKGAIARHGLEKINLEIGFVPLTACAPLAIAKEKGFFAHHGLDEINLVRESSWRGIQDGMAGGYLDAAQMPSGMPIWLTLGGMDNKPLPVVSALTLTRNGNAITLDKRFYDQGIHTLNDLKRMLLETPDNRHTFGMVHPASMHNLLLRYWLAAGGIDPDRDVSLTTIPPAQMIANLQAGNIDGYCVGEPWNVRAAVEKIGYTIATDLEIFPGHPGKVLGVREDWALAYPNTHIALVKALLEACRYCMDENNQEEIREILSRREYLSTGLEYIHLGDPNPLVCSIHPSPKEYAHHLFYGQGVNRPSRTEHLWMMTQMGRWGNTPFPRNWVEILERVCRVNVFSIAARELGLSDITYSRGAIQLFDGVAFNTEDPIAYLNSLEIKHDIYMAEVHL
- a CDS encoding nitrate ABC transporter ATP-binding protein (This model describes the ATP binding subunits of ATP-binding cassette (ABC) transporters for nitrate transport, or for bicarbonate transport, in bacteria and archaea.), whose protein sequence is MQTFSTTFTQPTQSDQVLDRNAFLVIDNVSKIYPTPTGSYTVLENVNLTVQEGEFICVIGHSGCGKTTLLNMVGGFSKPSLGTVTLHGKRITEPGPDRMVVFQGYALLPWLTAFENVYLAVDSVHPNKPTAEKNRIVREHLAMVGLSEAADKKPPQLSGGMKQRVAIARALSIRPEVLILDEPFGALDAITKEELQEELLKIWNDHRCTVLMITHDIDEALFLADRLVLMTNGPAANIGEILTIPFPRPRDRTRIMEDPEFYNLRNYALDYLYNRFAHDDVE
- a CDS encoding hemerythrin domain-containing protein, translated to MAKAKTGDILSLIEIDHGEVEQLFEKIQKEKSAKKIQELFSQIYQELTLHARAEELVFYPAMREYEETEELIEEAEEEHNAAKILLEEMKQLGSDDEEFKTKLMHLIESVQHHVQEEEEEIFSAVRGSMEDEELQALGQEFQEAKAKVEPDVKTASPAAR
- a CDS encoding 1-acyl-sn-glycerol-3-phosphate acyltransferase, coding for MPDFYPPRLTPIFVKFCQTSAPVLARWHYWVHAEIDSDGFEQLLTLKNQRLLLLPNHPTFQDLIVIFLLSGKLGVPFYYLAAYENFKGILGAFLQRLGTYSIRRAIADRASIAQTLELLSQSNGRLVIFPEGGCSFQNDTVMPFRVGGVQIAFQALNRFAKRGEPIPDLYVIPVSIKYHYTEDTNPIIQRALTRLEKALEIAPDGNEYDRLRTIAEQVLRNIEREYNLYTPETNQQSWNDRITALKAHVLQECEQLLGIRPSPNELLRERVYRIQYAIRDSNELDDKFEDAQPPETLQPSIWTVEAVEKAMFRLLNFDAIYDGYVAANPTPERFLDTVTRLEREVFQIDQPPPKGHRKARVKVGEPINLREHFDAYQKNRSGVVNQLVLQIQKTVQQNLDLLR